In one Kitasatospora cineracea genomic region, the following are encoded:
- a CDS encoding MbtH family NRPS accessory protein produces the protein MPNPFEPPDDPAEPSHLVLTNAAGRQSLWPVFAEVPDGWTVGFPAHTHHACTAHLEGDPR, from the coding sequence GTGCCGAACCCCTTCGAGCCACCGGACGACCCCGCCGAGCCCTCGCACCTGGTCCTGACCAACGCCGCCGGCCGGCAGAGCCTGTGGCCGGTCTTCGCCGAGGTACCGGACGGCTGGACCGTCGGCTTCCCGGCCCACACGCACCACGCCTGCACCGCCCACCTGGAGGGAGACCCGCGATGA